In one Sphingobacterium daejeonense genomic region, the following are encoded:
- a CDS encoding S8 family serine peptidase: MIGTNKFLCYLALGILPTLGFSQDKTSKTPENWYNLDFQKDGYMGISTEKAQELLKGKKANPVIVAVLDGGVDIQHEDLKDVLWTNPKEIPGNGKDDDGNGYIDDVHGWNFIGGKDGKNVDQDNLEVTRLIRIYEPKYISVLPSTPLSEKERREFVAYQKMITDYTTKMEEASFGKVNYGGLKTELDGIVKTIGKDVKDITKADLDAYQTTSDRQKMVIRVAKKELDNGSFEKFYNDVSDGVKYFTDQADFHLNKEFDPRGIVGDNYEDASERIYGNNDVKGPDAEHGTHVAGIIGAKRNNNKGVNGVADNVQIMAVRLVPNGG, from the coding sequence ATGATAGGAACAAATAAATTTCTGTGCTACTTAGCTTTAGGAATTCTTCCAACACTTGGCTTTAGCCAAGATAAAACATCTAAAACCCCAGAAAACTGGTATAATCTGGATTTCCAAAAAGACGGGTACATGGGTATAAGTACCGAAAAAGCTCAAGAATTATTGAAAGGCAAAAAAGCAAACCCAGTAATTGTGGCTGTACTAGATGGTGGTGTCGACATTCAACATGAAGACCTCAAAGATGTATTGTGGACAAACCCTAAAGAAATTCCAGGAAATGGAAAGGATGATGATGGCAATGGATATATCGACGATGTACATGGATGGAACTTCATAGGTGGAAAAGATGGTAAAAATGTAGACCAAGACAATCTAGAAGTTACTCGATTGATTAGAATCTACGAACCAAAATATATTTCTGTCCTGCCTTCAACTCCACTTTCTGAAAAAGAAAGAAGAGAGTTCGTGGCTTACCAAAAAATGATCACCGATTATACAACCAAAATGGAAGAAGCTTCTTTTGGTAAAGTGAATTACGGTGGACTGAAAACTGAATTGGATGGAATCGTAAAAACAATTGGTAAGGATGTTAAAGATATTACCAAAGCTGACTTAGATGCTTATCAAACAACTTCTGACCGCCAAAAAATGGTCATCAGAGTAGCTAAGAAAGAATTGGATAATGGCTCTTTCGAGAAATTTTATAACGATGTATCTGATGGTGTTAAATATTTCACTGATCAAGCGGATTTTCACTTAAACAAAGAATTCGACCCTAGAGGTATCGTAGGAGATAATTATGAAGACGCATCTGAACGTATCTATGGAAATAATGACGTAAAAGGTCCAGATGCTGAACACGGAACGCACGTAGCAGGTATCATTGGTGCAAAACGTAATAATAACAAAGGAGTTAACGGCGTTGCAGACAATGTTCAGATTATGGCAGTGCGTTTAGTCCCTAATGGAGGATGA
- a CDS encoding succinate dehydrogenase cytochrome b subunit codes for MSKSKPVLTSSLGKKLIMSLTGLFLCTFLIVHLIGNLQLFKDDAGYAFNKYAYFMTHFTPIKVVSYLLYLSIIVHAVYALILTTKNKAARPIEYNQYDGKANSAWNSRNMGILGTILLIFIVTHMQNFWYQYKFGTTPYVEYRTELATGNQEVVKLDDIPSDYNGYVEYPENGVEVIKSKDLYRQVEETFKNPLLVGLYVIGMAALAFHLIHGFQSAFQTIGFNHRRYNGIIRAIGVWVFGIIIPILFAAMPLYFYFVK; via the coding sequence ATGAGTAAATCAAAGCCAGTATTAACATCTTCACTAGGGAAGAAACTAATCATGAGCTTGACGGGATTGTTCTTATGTACTTTCTTAATTGTTCACTTGATTGGTAACTTACAACTATTCAAAGATGATGCGGGGTATGCGTTTAACAAATACGCTTATTTCATGACCCACTTTACCCCTATTAAAGTAGTATCCTACTTACTTTATCTTTCTATCATTGTCCACGCGGTTTATGCATTGATCTTAACTACTAAGAATAAAGCAGCAAGACCAATTGAATACAACCAGTATGATGGTAAAGCAAACAGTGCATGGAACTCTCGCAACATGGGAATTTTAGGAACGATCCTATTAATTTTCATTGTTACGCATATGCAAAACTTTTGGTATCAGTACAAGTTCGGAACAACTCCATATGTAGAGTACCGTACGGAACTAGCAACTGGAAATCAAGAAGTTGTCAAATTGGACGATATCCCTTCTGATTACAATGGATATGTTGAATACCCTGAAAATGGTGTAGAAGTAATCAAATCCAAAGATTTATACAGACAGGTGGAAGAAACATTCAAAAACCCATTGTTGGTTGGTTTGTATGTTATCGGTATGGCTGCATTAGCATTCCACTTGATCCATGGTTTCCAATCAGCATTTCAAACGATTGGTTTCAACCACAGACGCTACAATGGAATTATCAGAGCTATCGGTGTATGGGTATTCGGTATCATTATCCCGATCCTTTTCGCTGCAATGCCATTGTATTTTTATTTTGTTAAATAG
- a CDS encoding superoxide dismutase has translation MAFTLEPLPYPADALEPSIDKETMIIHHDRHHQAYVDNLNKAIAGTDAENLSLEEILKNVSKYPAAVRNNAGGVWNHDLFWKVLGPNAGGEPTGELAEDINATFGSFDDLKKKLQEAGAGRFGSGWSWLIVGEDGKLAVVSTPNQDNPLMDVAEVKGTPIFGIDVWEHAYYLKYQNKRPAYLEEIFNVVNWDDVAKRYQEAKKG, from the coding sequence ATGGCATTTACATTAGAACCATTACCTTACCCAGCGGACGCATTAGAACCATCAATCGATAAAGAAACAATGATTATTCATCACGATCGTCACCATCAAGCTTATGTTGACAATTTGAATAAAGCTATTGCAGGTACTGATGCAGAGAATCTTTCATTGGAAGAGATTCTTAAAAATGTAAGCAAATATCCAGCTGCGGTTCGCAACAATGCAGGTGGTGTTTGGAATCATGATTTATTTTGGAAGGTTTTAGGTCCAAACGCTGGAGGCGAGCCTACTGGTGAATTGGCAGAAGATATTAACGCTACTTTTGGTTCATTTGATGACCTTAAGAAAAAACTACAAGAAGCAGGTGCTGGAAGATTTGGATCTGGTTGGTCATGGTTGATCGTTGGTGAAGATGGCAAATTAGCAGTTGTTTCCACTCCAAATCAAGACAATCCATTGATGGATGTTGCTGAAGTTAAAGGTACACCAATCTTTGGAATCGACGTTTGGGAACATGCTTATTACTTAAAATACCAAAACAAGCGCCCGGCCTACTTAGAAGAAATCTTCAATGTAGTCAATTGGGATGATGTAGCTAAGCGTTACCAAGAAGCTAAAAAAGGTTAA
- a CDS encoding porin family protein — translation MKKILLGLAALFFCVQATQAQLLPSFKLGIKGAVNFSSLKSEGKWLNSDTKAGFQAGLWGRVGIAGFHVQPELYYAQKNAGYETEDGENGEATFKSLDMPILLGTRIGLGPVGVRIQAGPVFSFAHDGKVTQVTDPDTYKKSSTGIIGGVGADISKFTIDLRYEHGLNNISQDANHKQKISMWSIGLGYAFL, via the coding sequence ATGAAAAAAATCTTACTTGGATTAGCTGCCTTATTCTTTTGCGTTCAGGCTACGCAAGCTCAATTATTACCTAGCTTCAAATTAGGTATTAAAGGCGCAGTAAACTTCTCGAGTCTAAAATCAGAAGGAAAATGGTTGAATTCAGATACTAAAGCAGGTTTCCAAGCAGGTCTATGGGGACGTGTAGGAATCGCAGGATTCCACGTGCAACCGGAACTTTATTACGCACAAAAAAACGCTGGATACGAAACCGAAGATGGAGAAAATGGTGAAGCAACTTTCAAAAGTTTAGATATGCCAATCCTTTTAGGTACTAGAATTGGTTTAGGACCTGTAGGTGTACGTATTCAAGCAGGACCAGTGTTCTCTTTCGCTCATGACGGAAAAGTAACTCAAGTGACTGACCCTGATACATACAAAAAATCATCTACTGGTATCATCGGTGGTGTCGGTGCGGATATCAGCAAATTTACAATCGATTTGAGATATGAGCATGGATTGAATAACATTAGCCAAGATGCTAACCATAAACAAAAGATCAGCATGTGGTCAATTGGATTGGGATATGCATTCTTATAG
- a CDS encoding tRNA-binding protein, translated as MDKFISWEDFEQVDLRVGTILEVSDFPKARRPAYQLHIDFGPEIGILKSSAQITYHYTKETLVGRQVVAVVNFPKKQIANFMSECLVTGFEDEHGEIVLTSVEQQVPNGSKLK; from the coding sequence ATGGATAAATTTATTAGTTGGGAAGATTTTGAGCAAGTAGACCTTCGTGTAGGAACTATTCTGGAGGTTTCTGATTTCCCAAAAGCCAGGAGGCCCGCCTATCAATTGCATATTGATTTTGGTCCAGAGATCGGGATATTAAAATCGTCGGCTCAAATCACCTATCATTATACCAAGGAGACTTTAGTAGGCAGGCAAGTAGTTGCAGTTGTTAATTTTCCGAAAAAGCAGATTGCGAATTTTATGTCGGAATGTTTGGTAACAGGGTTTGAGGATGAGCATGGTGAAATAGTGTTAACAAGTGTGGAACAGCAGGTTCCGAATGGATCCAAGTTGAAGTAA
- a CDS encoding S8 family serine peptidase, translating to MEFVYAVDNGAKVINMSFGKGYVYNKKTVDDAVKYAESKDVLLVHAAGNDAQDNDKEKNYPTKYFTDSLDAVVGEAKNWITVGATGLKQDSDLLAEFSNYGYRSVDVFAPGVKINSTIPESKYKENQGTSNGSPCRSWVSSNDQSVLPNINCRTGKRK from the coding sequence ATGGAATTCGTTTATGCCGTAGATAACGGAGCTAAAGTAATCAACATGAGCTTTGGTAAAGGATATGTATATAACAAAAAAACAGTAGACGATGCAGTGAAATATGCAGAATCTAAAGATGTATTGTTAGTACATGCTGCTGGTAATGACGCCCAAGACAATGATAAAGAGAAAAATTACCCTACTAAATATTTCACTGACAGCCTAGATGCTGTAGTGGGTGAAGCCAAAAATTGGATTACGGTAGGAGCAACGGGCCTAAAACAAGATTCTGATCTTTTAGCTGAATTCTCAAACTATGGATATCGAAGTGTAGATGTATTTGCTCCAGGTGTCAAAATTAACTCCACAATTCCGGAATCTAAATACAAAGAAAACCAAGGAACAAGTAATGGCAGCCCCTGTCGTAGCTGGGTTAGCAGCAATGATCAGAGCGTATTACCCAACATTAACTGCCGAACAGGTAAAAGAAAGTAA
- a CDS encoding DUF5687 family protein, which produces MFKRLFLLEWRSFFRSADLGKGIAVKLLLGFLGLYFLVSFLTLGISLHFLLKELKPDDEPIYMVNKFLLIWFCFSFFIRVMFQKLPLLNIKPLLIQNIDRRTIVNYTLFKTVYSFCNFLLLVTIVPYVIITSRVTDFSNIQLLGWAIAVIGFEYAINFLNLYIQKNFSSGFKKVIPFVVVALLLFCLDYFGYFSITDLFGSFFTLVLTYPVLFLIPVLLVFLTYFMLFKDIQRNMFLDAYLQVERSEFKAYDLAWTNRFGGLAPFLQLDLKLLWRSKRARNTVIVCLLFLAYGLIFYTNPELRDSSMLVFVGIFITGIFVINFGQFVPSWDSAYYSMLMTQNMPLKQYLESKAILMYISIGILAVLSTAYLYFGLDILWINISCAIYNMGVNVPLILYFGSMNKKRIDLDNGNFFNYQGTGAAQWLVSFPLILIPIIIWVLVKSFFGLHAANIVLIFLGIIGLALRNEIITMIAKKYRDNKYKMLAGFKEVNN; this is translated from the coding sequence ATGTTCAAGAGATTGTTTTTATTGGAATGGCGTTCATTTTTTCGGTCTGCAGATTTGGGAAAAGGTATTGCGGTAAAGTTGTTGTTGGGCTTTTTGGGTTTATATTTTCTAGTATCGTTTTTGACACTTGGTATATCCTTGCATTTTCTATTAAAAGAATTGAAGCCAGATGATGAGCCCATCTATATGGTCAATAAATTTTTATTGATATGGTTTTGTTTCAGCTTTTTCATCCGGGTTATGTTTCAGAAACTTCCATTATTGAACATCAAACCATTGTTGATTCAAAATATTGATAGGAGAACTATAGTCAATTATACCTTATTCAAGACGGTTTACTCGTTTTGTAATTTTTTGTTGTTGGTTACGATCGTGCCATACGTGATTATTACCTCCCGAGTTACTGATTTCTCGAATATCCAGTTGTTGGGTTGGGCAATTGCAGTCATTGGTTTTGAGTATGCCATCAATTTTTTAAATCTCTACATTCAAAAGAATTTCAGCAGCGGATTCAAGAAAGTTATTCCATTTGTAGTAGTTGCCTTGCTATTGTTTTGTTTGGATTATTTCGGTTATTTCTCCATAACTGATTTGTTTGGGTCGTTTTTTACGCTGGTATTGACTTATCCGGTTTTGTTTTTGATTCCTGTTTTGTTAGTATTTCTTACTTATTTTATGCTTTTCAAGGATATACAAAGGAATATGTTTCTTGATGCTTATTTGCAGGTGGAGCGGAGTGAGTTTAAGGCTTATGATTTGGCTTGGACAAATCGTTTTGGTGGTTTGGCTCCATTTTTACAGTTAGATCTAAAGTTGTTATGGCGTTCCAAACGAGCAAGAAATACGGTTATAGTGTGTCTATTGTTTTTAGCGTATGGTTTGATATTTTATACCAATCCGGAATTAAGGGATTCGTCGATGTTGGTATTCGTGGGTATTTTTATCACGGGTATTTTTGTGATCAATTTTGGGCAATTTGTTCCGTCCTGGGACAGTGCATATTATTCGATGTTGATGACCCAGAATATGCCACTTAAACAATACTTAGAATCGAAAGCTATCTTGATGTACATTTCAATAGGGATATTGGCGGTTTTGAGTACGGCCTATTTATATTTTGGTTTAGATATTTTGTGGATCAATATTTCGTGCGCTATTTATAATATGGGGGTTAATGTTCCTTTGATTCTTTATTTTGGGTCGATGAATAAAAAGAGGATTGATTTGGACAATGGAAACTTTTTCAATTATCAGGGTACTGGCGCTGCACAATGGTTGGTTAGTTTTCCATTGATATTGATACCGATAATTATATGGGTTTTAGTCAAGTCTTTCTTTGGTTTACATGCAGCTAATATTGTATTGATATTTTTGGGAATAATTGGTCTTGCGCTGCGGAATGAAATTATCACGATGATTGCGAAGAAATACAGGGACAATAAATATAAAATGCTAGCAGGTTTTAAAGAGGTAAACAATTAA
- a CDS encoding ATP-binding cassette domain-containing protein, translated as MIEIRNLSKSYKNVEVLNIPQLHIGKGESVGLVGNNGAGKTTLFSLILDLIQPDTGEVLLNKLQVHGHDDWKRFTTAFVDESFLIGYLSPEEYFYFLGELRGMNKVDVDSLVSEYEEFFNGEVIGKQVYIRDLSKGNQKKVGIVGALVGNPELIILDEPFANLDPSTQFRLKNLINRFEREEGCNPIDI; from the coding sequence ATGATTGAAATAAGAAACTTAAGTAAAAGTTATAAAAATGTGGAGGTTTTGAATATTCCGCAATTACATATTGGTAAAGGTGAAAGTGTTGGTTTGGTAGGGAATAATGGCGCCGGTAAGACGACCTTATTCAGTTTGATCCTAGATTTAATTCAACCAGATACTGGGGAAGTATTGTTGAACAAACTTCAAGTTCATGGTCATGATGATTGGAAGAGGTTTACAACTGCTTTTGTTGATGAGAGCTTTTTGATAGGGTATCTAAGTCCTGAGGAGTATTTTTATTTTTTGGGTGAATTGCGGGGAATGAATAAGGTTGATGTGGATTCTTTGGTTTCAGAATATGAAGAATTCTTTAATGGGGAGGTCATAGGAAAACAGGTTTACATCCGGGATTTGTCCAAAGGTAATCAGAAGAAGGTCGGAATTGTTGGGGCTTTGGTTGGCAATCCTGAGTTAATTATATTGGATGAACCCTTTGCAAATTTAGATCCTAGTACGCAGTTTAGGTTGAAGAATCTGATCAATCGGTTTGAAAGAGAGGAAGGATGTAACCCTATTGATATCTAG
- a CDS encoding nucleoside deaminase, with protein sequence MKIYNFEEDLDRPSPSLDEQYMQEALKLAKRAFEEDEIPIGAIVVSNGKIIGKGYNMTERLNDVTAHAEMQAFTAAANFLGGKYLKDCTLYVTVEPCVMCAGASYWTQVSKIVYGARDDKRGYSTIAEKIIHPKTIVQSGVLERECAELMMSFFRNKR encoded by the coding sequence ATGAAGATTTATAATTTCGAAGAAGATTTAGACCGTCCAAGTCCAAGTTTGGATGAACAATATATGCAGGAAGCGTTAAAGCTTGCCAAGCGTGCCTTTGAGGAAGATGAGATACCAATTGGTGCCATCGTTGTATCGAATGGTAAAATTATCGGTAAGGGCTACAATATGACAGAGCGATTGAACGATGTAACTGCCCATGCGGAGATGCAGGCATTTACTGCTGCGGCAAATTTTCTTGGCGGTAAATATTTGAAAGATTGCACGTTATATGTGACTGTTGAACCCTGTGTCATGTGTGCCGGAGCGAGCTATTGGACACAAGTGAGCAAGATTGTGTATGGAGCAAGAGATGACAAAAGAGGCTATTCTACCATTGCGGAAAAAATCATTCATCCCAAGACTATTGTTCAATCTGGGGTTCTCGAGCGAGAGTGTGCTGAACTTATGATGTCGTTTTTCCGTAATAAACGTTGA
- a CDS encoding prolyl oligopeptidase family serine peptidase: MIDQKFTSKEHLYAQGGSAGGLLMGAVINMAPEIWNGVIAQVPFVDVVNTMLDESIPLTTNEYDEWGNPNNKEAYDYMKSYSPYENIEAKEYPNLLVTTGLHDSQVQYFEPAKWVAKLRATKKGSHVILLKTDMEYGHGGASGRFDYLKDVALSYAFLFKLEGITK; encoded by the coding sequence TTGATTGACCAGAAATTTACATCCAAAGAGCATTTATATGCTCAAGGAGGTAGTGCGGGAGGCTTATTGATGGGTGCCGTAATCAACATGGCTCCAGAAATTTGGAACGGTGTAATTGCGCAAGTTCCATTTGTGGATGTTGTGAATACGATGTTGGATGAATCTATTCCATTGACGACAAACGAATATGATGAATGGGGCAATCCTAATAATAAGGAGGCCTATGATTATATGAAGTCATATTCTCCCTATGAAAACATTGAGGCTAAGGAATATCCGAATTTATTGGTTACCACGGGTCTTCACGACAGTCAAGTTCAATATTTTGAGCCTGCGAAATGGGTTGCAAAGTTGCGGGCTACGAAGAAAGGAAGTCATGTGATTTTATTGAAAACAGATATGGAGTATGGTCATGGCGGTGCATCTGGAAGGTTTGATTATTTAAAGGATGTTGCTTTAAGCTATGCGTTTTTATTTAAACTGGAAGGAATAACGAAATAG
- a CDS encoding metallophosphoesterase family protein: MIRGNHETRGSFARDYKRYFDCPENKFYQAFRMGPIYWIILDSGEDKPDDHEVYGGTVDYDNYRLEQKEWLAKVLQSKERREAKHTLVITHIPFQHSDDWHGTKHNHQCFHELINNNDVDAVISGHTHKYSFHPPDQNHNYYVIIGGGPKAGNRTYVDISAAAKNLQISLNLDDGTIINRMTKG, translated from the coding sequence ATGATCAGAGGAAATCATGAAACAAGGGGCAGTTTTGCCAGGGATTATAAAAGATACTTTGACTGCCCAGAAAATAAATTCTACCAAGCTTTTAGAATGGGACCTATTTATTGGATCATTTTAGATAGTGGCGAAGACAAACCAGATGACCATGAAGTATATGGAGGAACAGTCGATTATGATAACTATAGATTGGAACAAAAAGAATGGTTAGCAAAAGTATTGCAGTCTAAAGAAAGAAGAGAAGCGAAACATACCTTGGTGATTACCCATATTCCATTCCAACATTCGGACGATTGGCATGGCACAAAACACAACCACCAGTGCTTCCATGAACTCATTAACAATAATGATGTCGATGCAGTAATCTCTGGACATACACATAAGTATAGCTTCCACCCTCCCGACCAAAACCACAATTACTATGTCATCATCGGCGGCGGCCCAAAAGCCGGAAACAGAACCTATGTCGATATTTCAGCAGCAGCCAAAAACTTGCAGATATCACTCAACCTAGACGACGGCACCATCATCAACAGAATGACCAAAGGCTAA
- the argC gene encoding N-acetyl-gamma-glutamyl-phosphate reductase has product MEKIKVGIVGSAGYTGGELLRVLIYHPNVDIIFANSASNAGNKLSDVHNDLFGDTDLTFSSDFHSDIDVLFLCVGHGDARKFLDANSIDPSVKIIDLSQDYRLKSNVSYQGKNFIYGLPELNKEAIKTAQYIANPGCFATNIQLALLPLASKGLLPDQIHVNATTGSTGAGQKPSATTHFSWRNNNLSAYKSFDHQHLQEISESLNQLQEGFLPSGDGSLIERAAERINFIPQRGDFARGIFSAIYVETDLTEEQAYELYKSYYAAHPFTHVSRANIDLKQVVNTNKSIMHLEKHGNKLLILNATDNLLKGASGQAVQNMNLMFGLDEKAGLGVEVGGDVE; this is encoded by the coding sequence ATGGAAAAAATTAAAGTTGGAATTGTTGGATCTGCAGGTTATACTGGTGGGGAATTATTAAGAGTATTAATCTATCATCCTAATGTAGATATAATTTTCGCTAATAGTGCTTCTAATGCTGGTAATAAGCTTTCTGATGTTCACAATGATTTATTTGGTGATACCGATTTAACTTTTTCTTCGGACTTTCATTCGGATATCGATGTTCTGTTTTTATGTGTTGGTCATGGGGATGCGCGCAAGTTTTTAGATGCGAATTCTATTGATCCTTCGGTAAAGATTATTGATCTTTCCCAAGATTACAGGTTGAAGTCGAACGTTTCCTATCAAGGTAAGAATTTTATCTATGGTCTTCCTGAATTGAATAAGGAAGCTATTAAAACTGCACAATACATTGCGAATCCGGGCTGTTTTGCTACGAACATCCAATTGGCTTTATTGCCATTAGCAAGTAAAGGTTTGTTGCCTGATCAGATTCATGTGAATGCTACGACCGGTTCTACAGGAGCAGGGCAAAAGCCAAGTGCCACCACTCATTTTTCGTGGCGTAATAATAACTTGTCAGCCTATAAATCTTTTGACCACCAACACCTCCAGGAGATCTCTGAATCATTGAATCAATTGCAAGAGGGGTTTCTACCATCGGGTGATGGTTCGTTGATCGAAAGGGCTGCGGAACGTATTAATTTTATTCCTCAAAGAGGGGATTTCGCGAGAGGTATTTTTTCTGCTATATATGTGGAAACTGACCTGACTGAAGAACAAGCATATGAGTTGTATAAATCTTATTATGCAGCACATCCTTTCACTCATGTTTCAAGAGCTAATATTGATTTGAAGCAAGTAGTGAATACAAATAAAAGTATTATGCACCTAGAAAAGCACGGAAATAAATTGTTGATTCTAAATGCAACGGATAATTTGTTGAAAGGTGCTTCGGGGCAAGCTGTTCAAAATATGAACTTGATGTTTGGTTTGGATGAAAAGGCAGGTTTGGGGGTTGAAGTCGGTGGGGATGTAGAGTAG
- a CDS encoding prolyl oligopeptidase family serine peptidase: MAKVGDGVEVPISIVYKKGTKKDGSAPLLLYAYGSYGNSMNPSFSSTRLFTIGPSFIYALAHIRGGEEMGRQWYEDGKMMKKKNTFTDFYRLR, from the coding sequence ATGGCGAAAGTAGGAGATGGCGTTGAAGTTCCAATTTCTATAGTTTATAAAAAAGGCACTAAAAAAGATGGTAGTGCGCCATTATTATTATATGCTTATGGATCTTATGGTAATTCGATGAATCCAAGTTTCAGTTCTACCCGACTTTTCACTATTGGACCGAGTTTTATTTATGCACTTGCGCATATCAGAGGTGGAGAGGAAATGGGTAGACAATGGTATGAAGATGGGAAGATGATGAAGAAAAAAAATACCTTTACTGATTTTTATAGATTGCGGTAA